The nucleotide window ggggcgccagtccttcacagggcgacacatactcacacattcactcacacctacggtcacttttgagtcgccaatccacctaccaacgtgtgtttttggactgtgggaggaaacccacacagacacagggagaacacaccacactcctcacagacagtcgcccacaacctccaggtccctggagctgtgtgaatgtgacagtacctgctgcaccaccgtgccaccccacgTTCATACAGCAGTAGGCTAAAAGACTGTAGTACACCGGTTGCTCTGCAGACTTTTTGTTAGCCCCTTCAGTGCTAACAATGATCCACTACTGAAATAATATGGGTACTGACCACAGGTAAACagggttaataataataataataataagttacacTTAAAAAGCACATTTCATAAAACAAGGACGCCTTACAATCAATGAAAAACAAACTTTATAGACAGTGAAAGAAAGTAGAGAAAAGGTAGCTTTTTAAGTGGGATTTAAAGACAGAAATAGAGGGAGATAatggaagagagaaaggcatGGCATTCCAAAGGGTAGGGGCAGCAACACTGAAACACCTGCCACCCATATTGGACAGCGTAAATCTTGGAACTGCCAGAAGAGCACAGTCAGAGGACCTAAGTGAGCGTGGAGGAGCATAAGTCTGTACGATAAGCATAAGGATGAAGCTAATCCATGCCTTATAGGTCAGTAGAAGGATTTTGTAGTGGATGCGTTCAGAGACAGGTAACCAGTGAAGCTGATGGAGTACACGGGTGATATGAGCTGATTTGTTAGATCAGACTACAATTCTGGCAGCAGAATTCTGAATACACTGAAGAGGGTGGACAGTTTGGGCAGGTAAGCCGTAAAAAAGAACATTACAATAATCCAATCGTGAGGTAACAAAAGCATGCCCCAGGATCTCAGAGGCTTAAGAACAGAGCAAGGGGTGGAGTCACCTGATGTTGcgaaggtgaaaaaaaaaatgcagacttGGAATAGGCAATAGGTAAATGATAAATAGCAGGGGACCAATGACAGAGCCCTGGGGAACACTACTTGATTCGTTCtttcaaataaacacaaacacgagAGACAAGACATGAGCATTTTGACTGACTGTATCAAACACAACAGTATTAACAACAAAAGGTGGACTACAGCCTTTACCATCTATTCAGTaagaggagctgataaaacggACAATGAGGTAATtttatgttatggctgatcagtgtataacaATTTCATAATTTCCACCCactttctcagtttttaaaGGATGATCTGCAGCTCTCAACAGCATCCCTTCCTCACCTGTGTTTCTCCCTTCGCTTGAGATACCAGCTTTGGTCGGCGTCCCATCTCATTTAGCACGTCCTCCAAGTATCTCTCCTTCACTGGGAACATGAATCCTGGCACGTGCACAATGGGGCAGCTGTTGAAGTACTGTGCCAGCCGTTGCGTGTCCCCTGTGGCGCTCATGAGGACCACTCTCAGCTCGGAGTTCTCTCTCAGAGCGGAGCGCAGCAGGGCCAGCAGCAGGTCAGTGTTCACGTCCCTCTCGTGCACCTCATCAACCAACACGTGACTGACCCCCTGCAGTGAGGGGTTACTCTGCAGCTTCCGAAGGAGAACACCCAccgtgaggaagaggagggcaCCACCGCTACGTTCTGGGGGCCGGGATTCTAGTCGGACCTGAATTAAAGGAGCAGTTGGTCATTAACTGCATGACACATCATGAAACAGCAATTATACTGACATCTAGTTGCCTCTGAAGAACTGTTAGGACAGGGTATCACCTGGTAGCCCACGCACTGCCGGAGATTTGGGCCCATCTCCTGCGCGACACGATGTGCCACTGACACCGCGCTGATCCTTCGTGGCTGAGTGACCAGGATATTACAGTGGGCTCCCACCCCGTCCCTAACACGGTCCTCCAATAAGAAGCGCGGGATGCGGGTGGTCTTCCCGCAACCCGTTTCCCCAGCAACCACCACCACCCGCGAGGCCTCCACTGCCTGCACCAGACGCTGCCTGTGAGAGTCAACGGGAAGTTCAGCTCCCTGGGCTGGCCCTGCCCTCTCCCACTGCCTCAGCAGATTTGCACTCAGAAGCTCCGCCTCCTCGGAGTTCAGGGTACGGTACGGCCGGCCGGTGATGGCATCTAGGACtggatcatcatcatcatcatcttcgtCTTTCTCTTCCAGCGAGGAACACTGCCGCTGAAGCACTTGCTCTTCCTCTTCATCGTACAGCTTCTGCATCTCTGCTTCTACTGGATACTACAAAACAAGCAGTCTGGTAATGTGAATTTGTCTATGAAAACTACACCAGTGGTGTTCAAATTTAACATCAGTGTCCACAAGTATTAGAATACACTAATTTTAAGAGGTATCCAAGTGAGATAATTGTATCTAcgttcattatttattttatcagctccactgaccacatagGAGTTCTAAATTAGTCCagatgtttctctgcatactttattatctCCATTACACCCTActattcaatggtcaggaccaccacaaagcaggaatgatttgggaggtggtggatcattctcagggctgcagtgactTGGATATGGCGGTGATGTGGTAGTGTGTGCTGAACTGGTACGACTGGATAAGACACAGacctagaggacaaccaacagaagagctactgtctctgactttacaataaacaaggtggaccaacgaggtaggtgtgcCTAGAAGACGagacagtgagtggaaaaacttgagcagcactgctgtgtctgatccactcataccagtacaaaaacacagtcacccatcaccaccacgtcagtgtcactgctgcgctcagaacgatccaccaccagAAACATACCTGCCCTCTGGTGGTACTGTgggggttctgaccattgaagaaaagGGTAAAATAGGGAcaagaatgtatgcagagaaacaggtgaactacagtctgttcTCCTCTATGGTCAGCGGAGCtgatggacaatgagtgtaggtgttcccaatccagtgatcattcagtgtactGACCTGACTGAGGTAGTCCCTAATTCTGTCCTGCAGATTTTCTGGTATTTCTACCCAGCACGGTCTCCTCTCCCGCTCCCCTGCCTCTCGCACTTCCTCCTGGTGGTACTTGGCATGAGTGAGGGGTTTATTCTGTTCATCCAGTAGTTTCAACTCCTAAAAACAAAAGTAGTGACCAAAAGCTAGCCTCCAAAAGTAACAcattgcagtttctgcagtgctgagcccggagtagcattaacaaaggctctattctctctgttacagtttagaggagcatcacaatgatttgaagctgtaaaattaaggtaaaaacgctatatatatatatatatagaatgcaCGTTATTAGTCACCCAATCTAATGGTTAGACTTGGGTATGCTTACTTTGTCataattatcattatttatatatatatatatagataattATGACAAAGTAAGCATACCCAAGTCTATACCCAAGCATACCTTGAGCTTAAGGCAGGCGAGTGCGGCTGCTCGCGTCTCAGCCTCCAGTCTGCGGTGGCCAAAGGCAGTAAAGGTCATCTCTTCGGGCCATCGCAGGGTCAGCTGACACTCCTTGACCTTCCCCCCAACAGTCCTGTACTGCAACAGCTCCTGATGACCAGGACCAATTTGAGAAATATGAAGTATGAATGGTTTTGAAGCCATGAATAACGCATTACTGTGTGTTACAAGGCAACATCATTTGAGGTTAATGAGGAAAGTTGTTTATATCTGTATTAAACGATGAAAGATTGAAGCAGCACATACTCTGATTCTTCCAGAGGATGTGGCCACTTGAATGACATTCACTAGCAGTGCCTTTGGTTTTGAGAAGAGGGCAAGTGCCTCAGAGGCCTTAAGATCTTCCTTGATGACTCTAGGACTAAAATGTATcaaaaaacatttatgaaacatgaaaaattattaatacatttttatttttataacaacattcattcattaattctctgtctgtaatcgcttatcctgttttagggtcgcggtggggccggagcctacccggaatcactgggcgccaggatggaacacaccctggagggggcgctagtccttcacagggtgacacacacacacacacacctaaggacacttgaGTCAGCAATCGACCTACCAAtgagtgtttttggattgtggcacctggaggaaacccacacggacacagggagaacacaccacactcctcacagacagtcacccagaggaaacccacacagacacagggagaacacaccaaactcctcacagacagtcacccggaggaaacccacgcagacacagggagaacacaccacactcctcacagacagtcacccagaggaaacccacgcagacacagggagaacacaccacactcctcacagtcagtcacccggaggaaacccatgcagacacagggagaaaacaccacactcctcacagacagtcacccggaggaaacccatgcagacacagtgctGTCCCTGATTAAAGCAGTTTACAGTCCCTAGAGCAGTTCCTCTACATGTTAGCAGCtatgtttaaaatacattcagtacagaatctctgacacatacACCACTAGTTGTCAATAGGTTTGatatttcataataataatcttaagATTATGAACAAGAGTAAAGTAGCTGTATTACCAGCGTTCACACTAACAGGCGACAAAGTTACAAGCGTCCAGTAGTCGTGATTCAGCGTCAAACAGCAAACGACGCAATGACAGAGCAACAAATCAAGTTGAGattttatgcaaatgagttatGACATGCGACATTCTAAATGATTGGCTGCAAGAAATTCTTTGAACCAATCGTAGACACAGGGTCTAAAGTTCGGCCAGCGTCTGCTCTCTGTTGTTAGGTGGTAATGTATTAAGGCTTAATATTAGGTTTCATCTAGGAACTAAAATAAActtataattttgtttaaatgttaagGACCTTTGAGGACCTCACCTGTGGCTTCCGGCAGTTCCTCTTGTCCTGCTCTTCTGAGTTCTCAACAACTCAGTTCTGGTCacgtcctcctcctcttcctccagaaAAGATGACTGCCACCCTGGCCGTGTGGCCAGCCTTCGCCTTGGTAGCTGGTTCCCTGGACCCAAAACTCCCAGCTCCTGTTCATGTAGAACACAGCACAGCTTATACATCTATATAAATAGACTTGGAGTGTTACGTGATCTGAAACTAAAcatctaacatcagtacctgacctcactaatgctttgGTTTGGTTTGGCTTTGGTTATATTGAGTAAACTTGTTTgttatgaattatgaattatatattgattcattcattatctgtaacccttatccagttcagggtcgcggtgggtccagagcctacctggtatcattgggtgcaaggcgggaatacaccctggagggggcgccagtccttcacagggcaacatagacacacattcacacctacggacacttttgagtcaccaatccacctacaaacgtgtgtttggactgtgggaggaaaccggagcacccggaggaaacccacacggacacagagagaacacaacaaactcctcacagacagtcacccggagcgggaatcgaacccacaaccaagCAAGGACTACTCACTCTCAGTCTATGGCAGGCAGCTGCAGCGGCACGTCTTTCCGCTTCCACTTTCCGAGAGCCAAACCCCTCCACTTCAATCCTTTCAGGCCAAAGCAACGTAACTGTCGCTCTCTATGACAAAAAAGACAATACAACTTCAAATTCTCATCTCTGTGTAGGACTAGGCCAGCCTTGCTATCTATCTGTCCTTTAATCTGCCTgtctgtgtacacacacatatatatatatatatatatatatatatatatatatatatacacacacacatcgtaGCTAGATTATCAATTTACAAATCATAATCAATAATAATGGGCATGAAATCAATAAGTggaaagtatttattttattttcctacCCTGTTTGTGTGCCTTAGCCCTGTTTTAACAAACCAAACTGTGATACGTATGGTGACTACACTGCTTTGTCATTGTGTGAAAATAAGAGTGATGTACACAGTGTACCACACCTTAACCTCTCCATCCGTGCAGTGATACTGAATAAAGCGAGACACATCAGAACGCCCCAGAGATCGAGACAAGGTTGAGTGCAGCAGACTCTTAGCCCTAGGAAATTCCATAAGCATGTCACACTGACCTGGTGAAACACATTAGAGACATCGGTGATGATTACCTTCATAAATTAAACAGAATTAACTTCACAACTTCAAAGTAATGCTATGTTCTGGTGTAGGGTAGTACAGTGCTATATGAATAAACAATCCTTTactaaaaaaacaatattaaaacaagtatataatgtataaaaattagcATATTTAGTATTCAAaagagggtggcacggtggcacagcaggttagtgtcgcagtcacacagctccagggacctggaggttgtgggttcgattcccactctgggtgactgtctgtgagaagttggtgtgttctccctgtgtccgtgtgggtttcctcccacagtccaaaaacacgttggtaggtggattggcgacttaaaagtgaatgtgtgtgtgtgtgtgtgtgtgttgccctgtgaaggactggcgccccctccagggtgtgttcccgccttgcgcccgatgattccaggtaggctctggacccaccgtgaccctgaactggataagggttacagataatgaatgaatgagtattcaAAAGAACAATACAGGGGAACTAGATTGGCTAGAATCCCCCTTATATTCTTGGTATGTTTTTATGATCAGAATGCTTCTTCTGTGACCTGgtcacatttatattactaaTGATTTTCTTCTTCTATTGTATTTCAGGGGTGTTTTGCGGTATCCCAGGTTGTGGCTGTGGTCCTGGGTGTTTGTGATGGGGTTGCCAAGTTGGCTCTGTGGCCAAAATGCTTCGCCAGTCACCTTGACATTTCTAATGTGACCGGAAGAAAAAGGGAGTaggaaaagagacagagaatccTTGCTCCTTTCAGGAATGCCCAAGAGACTTAGAGCACAAAAGCAGATACAGcggttgtgttgtgtttgtatgtattaatcattttaaatagtaAAACCTTAGCTGCGGTGAGGTTAGTGTAGACCGGGGACTTTTATCTTACCTCCTCCCGTGTCTCTCTCAGCGGGCTGTTCTCCTTGATCCTGGGCTCTGGTTCTGATGGCGTTCACACTGCTCCAGCTGGTCCTGAGCCGAACTCCAGGCTGTAAACTTTCAGACACGAGTTTAAATAGAGTCCGGACCCGCATGACACCGGCACAGTGCGCCGCCATCTtcacttaaacaacacaaactgCTTTAAGGCTCAACAGGGCCTCCTAGTGGTCAGACTGGCAAACACACGCAGCGGAGGACTGTGGCTGCGTCCCATTTGTTACACACTACATAGGGCCCTGTATGGTACAATTCCAAATATGGCGTATACGGTCAAAATCTGTACTGAATGCATATTTACTACAGCCTACATTTAGCATTGATACCGAATAGAATGCATTATTTGGTGGTAATAAATAATGCTACATTAATGCTAATTTGGACCTCAAAACTTTATGGAAATTCAacgttttaattattttttcatgtttaattATGAATGGGACatgttaaacattttaaaactaatttCGTCAAGCTCAGGCAGCtactgctaatgttagctagcatccagttagcATACAATTTCTTCTCTTAgtccttaaacagagtgacagttgtTTTCTGGTGAAACAATAACAATAAGTAACTGCTTCTGAAAATTCCcctataaatatgaattaacaTTTAGCTAGTCTTGCTATGACAgattatatacacatacatacgtgtttgttttgaaaataacattgtcaATGTGTTTCTAAACCATGTTAAGTTTGATTTAAATATGTAGGCTTTTAATTGAATAAATGGATTGTAATTGGagttgtgtcagtataacactTCATTTATGATTCTTactctttattccagattgtaatcatatgttcctgcactttttttaagttgtttttttgggaCAGTAAGTATATTTGATTGTTAGCCTGTTcacatgagcacacacacaattaaattATACTGTAGTCAGTATTTCTCTtatgtaatattatattaaaaggGTTCTATGTGTAGAATGAGAAAGCATGTGAGGTTTATTATCTAAAAGGATTAGTCAGAACAAGGGATGGTGTTACCACTTTTTCATGCAGTAAATACTATAGCATTAAAAATGTTGTACTATGAACATTCGCTTTATCCTTCTATCtacaattatttaatttcacCTTCAGCAGGATCACatgacccactcagacacacccAAACATCTATCATCCACTCCAGGCCAGCAATGCTCCACCCTTCTGGATGAAAACTGATAAgctcatttttttttagaaaatcaTTGATAACCCAAAGATAAGTCTGGGTTCTCTGCTGATATTGAAGGCAGTGGAACTAGTTTTCTCTAATGTGGGATTTTTTTTACTTCACCACGAATGAGAACCCTATTCATGTGATAGGATAGCCAGAATCATATTAAATTTGTACATTAGCCAACCTGCCACTTCCTTGCCTTGTTCTCAGCCCACTCCAGGCCAGAGTGCATTACTGGTCCTGTGTGGACCAGAAGGTGTCTCAAGGCTGAGCGAGAATATGATGTTTCTCCTATTCGGGGCCAATGTACTGTACACCACAGTACCCTGGATGAAGATTAGAGTCTTGACAGTTGAGCTCAGCTTCTGGGAAATGGTTGAAAAGAGGTGTCTATGTTCTCTGTTATGGGACTAGTTTTCTCTGTTGTAGTAGAATTTTTCCCCTTCACCATCAACGATTGGAAAATTCACTCAATGTTCAACCTTATAAATCCGGGACCCAAAGGAAGAGCAGCAGAGTGCTGAGGGTTAATTGATttttatggaagcaaatctgtctcatcagactttgtaatattaccacctttgaatttgtagcactgaattttttttgcactaaAATTATACATctgaattttgctgcttttgtatttaagtcttcagatttccacctctgaatatttttgcaattatgcatctggcggcacagtggcacagcaggtagtgtcgcagtcacacagctccagggtcctggaggttgtgggttcgattcccgctccgggtgactgtctgtgaggagtgtggtgtgttctccctgtgtccgggtgctccggtttcctcccacagtccaaaaacacacgttggtaggtggattggtgactcaacagtgtccgtaggtgtgaatgtgtgtctgtgttgccctgtgaaggactggcgccccctccaagttGGCCAGCCTTgcacccactgattccaggtaggctctggacccaccgcgaccctgaactggataagcgcttacagataatggatggatgagttatgcatctgaatataactgctcttgaattgaactcgtgaatttaAGAACACGTTTTCAATGTTATTATTCAAAGTTAATAAATTcggataaaaaaaattcaagcaatatattttgaagttgctcaaattcgatagGCCAAAGATATtatcaaaggtggtaatatttcaaagcgtgatgagacagatttgcttccatagattttgtcacagatgtttttttattactgcTTTTTTCTGGTTTGCGAGGCTTTGGCCAAGTAACATGTGAATCTACAAAGGGTCTATCGCTCAAATTATACTTGCTTCTGTAGGAGTCTTAACCACTAATGGTTGAGAGGGGGCTAATAAatagcagagcaacagatggacagagTGACTGCACATCTTTAAACTTCAAGAATAAAAATTTTATTAAGTAGTGtattgctttttttatatataaaacaaagcaaAGAAGAGAGCACAACTATTTTCACCACATTAAACACATCAGGTTTAACTTAGTTGCtaaataatctaatcttgaatTACATGTGCATGAATGAAGAAAACACTAAGACATACAGTGCTTTGGATCACCATTTCTGGAATTTGGAGAGACAGCTTTAAAACAAACCCATAACGTTTGTCTTGTGCACAACAAAGCTAGTCAGACACTTGGGTACTTGTgcatattatataattaatattccTTACAATTACTAAGTAATACCTGACAAAAAGACCAGATACAAAAATCTAATCTGATCATAAGTGACAAGTTTTTGGGTCATGAACAAAGACCAAACATTTAAGTTCAGTAAAGACCAGTCCATTTAAGTGCATATTTTTGGATTAGGAATGGTATGAGCATTGTCAAAACCATAGAAGCAGCGGTTAACCTTTCTCAGAATGTCATCAACTTCTAACGAGGAGATCAAGAGTCGGATGGGTTCCAGGTGAAAAAGTTCATCCTGTGGAGTTCCTTGGGAAGGTATTCTTGGTCCACTGGGCCATTGAAGGCTGGATTGTATTTGTAGCCTTTAGCATAGCCCAGTTCCTTCATTAGCCTGGTAGGGGCATTGCGAAGGTGAAGAGGAACTGGAGGCAATGGACCTTTGTGGTTCCTTAGACAGACTTTTACGTTGTTGTAAGCTTTATAGACATCTACAGACTTCGGAGCCCTGGCCAAGTAGACGGCACACTGGGCTAATATCACCTAGATGAGTTTGGGGGGAAGGGGAATGTGTTGGAATATTTAATTTAGTATTTACATTTAAGCAAACCATGTGTAACATTtgctaaagtaaaaaaaaatataagccAACAGCAAGAAACTTGGTCAGTACGTCTGATGACCCCTGACTCaaacacttattttaatttttgttattAACTCATGACACACTCAATGAGAAACATACTACTGCAACCGAATCTTACCTCACACTCTGGCATGCCAATAAAGTGACAAGCCTGAAAAGCAGCCACGGCCTGAGGGAGTGCTGCAGGATCAGCCAAACCTTAAAGAAGAGTCAGACACATTTTTAATCTCCTACAAGCCTTATTTTGAAGAAATACGCTGGGTTCCACTGTTAAATAGCTGTGAACTGTAGAACgacaacacacagcacaaactTAGCATAGGCATACAAATACTGGCCATCTGAACTCCTCAGAGACTCACCCACATCTTCACTAGCGAATCGGACCAGTCTGCGGGCCACGTAGAGTGGGTCTTCACCTCCTTCCAACATCCGTCCCAACCAGTAGAGGGAAGCATTCTCATCAGAGCCCCTCATAGACTTGTGAAGTGCTGAGATACAGTTATAGTGCTCTTCACCTACAGGTTTGACACATGCCGGGAAACATTATATgtattaacaaaaataattataatgtgaTAGTAAATCTGGTACTTTATTAACGTCGGTGCCAATGTCttttgaatgaattaaaaaataaatgtaaaagctCCCTTCGACTGAAGTACTAGTTTAAATCTGGTTCAGAAGATAGACACTTGTTTAAAAATAGCCATTTCCTGTACAAAATTAGATtcagacatttaaaaatgttcatggTCATTTTTGTGCCAAAACCTTCTGACAAGTATAGAGAGACTGGGGACCACTTTGTTCAGTACAGGGGGTCCTccacttacgacgttgatctgttcctacgtcgcgtcgtaaaccgattttcggtgtaagtcggaacatacttacatactgtacgtaaataacatactgtaagcacttaaactatcctaacacctatcctcctcggtcccgagccgcgtaaccgtgtattcttctgccgcacacaccaaacacgaagttcacgttactacgtttacgacgcaaaaccacttaagtcgaaacaaggctttatacagt belongs to Hoplias malabaricus isolate fHopMal1 chromosome 9, fHopMal1.hap1, whole genome shotgun sequence and includes:
- the dhx30 gene encoding ATP-dependent RNA helicase DHX30 isoform X2, translated to MAAHCAGVMRVRTLFKLVSESLQPGVRLRTSWSSVNAIRTRAQDQGEQPAERDTGGGQCDMLMEFPRAKSLLHSTLSRSLGRSDVSRFIQYHCTDGEVKRATVTLLWPERIEVEGFGSRKVEAERRAAAAACHRLRELGVLGPGNQLPRRRLATRPGWQSSFLEEEEEDVTRTELLRTQKSRTRGTAGSHSPRVIKEDLKASEALALFSKPKALLVNVIQVATSSGRIRELLQYRTVGGKVKECQLTLRWPEEMTFTAFGHRRLEAETRAAALACLKLKELKLLDEQNKPLTHAKYHQEEVREAGERERRPCWVEIPENLQDRIRDYLSQYPVEAEMQKLYDEEEEQVLQRQCSSLEEKDEDDDDDDPVLDAITGRPYRTLNSEEAELLSANLLRQWERAGPAQGAELPVDSHRQRLVQAVEASRVVVVAGETGCGKTTRIPRFLLEDRVRDGVGAHCNILVTQPRRISAVSVAHRVAQEMGPNLRQCVGYQVRLESRPPERSGGALLFLTVGVLLRKLQSNPSLQGVSHVLVDEVHERDVNTDLLLALLRSALRENSELRVVLMSATGDTQRLAQYFNSCPIVHVPGFMFPVKERYLEDVLNEMGRRPKLVSQAKGETQGQNDASPDLDLVADVINHIHRHGEPGAVLCFLPGWQDIKAVQQKLEEKEAFKSGSQIILPLHSSMSVADQQDVFQRSLEGQRKIVLATNIAETSITIDDIVHVVDVGSQKEQSYDPRTKVSCLDTVWISRSNVTQRRGRAGRCQPGHAYHLFSRQQLEAMTTFPIPEILRTPLESLVVQAKIHSPQIKAVDFLSQVLDSPEPGAVRDAVKTLQDIGVLDSLECLTPLGERVACISCDPRLGKALVLSALFRCVLPMLSVAACLTRDPFHNSLQNRALVTKAKEALSGSSCSDYMVFVKAVQGWRELGDRQSRQEYLDTHTLSGTSLRFIYGLSQQFSENLAEAEVVSRSVDCLRASSLLNQHSHQEQLLKALLLAGFYPNLIQVKKGTVTKGGRFRPDNLSYRTQSGPVLLHRSSVNRGERQLPSRWLTFFSAVKSNGNIFIRDSSTVHPLSLLLLTDCDLVERVSGDQVEVSLPGRSLVRWELSAQSWELLWELRTSLQAMIHRNFRASTSDSVSEVSSAQDNQLISLLVDLLNNTKPDAYSDDNSDGE
- the dhx30 gene encoding ATP-dependent RNA helicase DHX30 isoform X1: MAAHCAGVMRVRTLFKLVSESLQPGVRLRTSWSSVNAIRTRAQDQGEQPAERDTGGGQCDMLMEFPRAKSLLHSTLSRSLGRSDVSRFIQYHCTDGEVKRATVTLLWPERIEVEGFGSRKVEAERRAAAAACHRLRELGVLGPGNQLPRRRLATRPGWQSSFLEEEEEDVTRTELLRTQKSRTRGTAGSHSPRVIKEDLKASEALALFSKPKALLVNVIQVATSSGRIRELLQYRTVGGKVKECQLTLRWPEEMTFTAFGHRRLEAETRAAALACLKLKELKLLDEQNKPLTHAKYHQEEVREAGERERRPCWVEIPENLQDRIRDYLSQYPVEAEMQKLYDEEEEQVLQRQCSSLEEKDEDDDDDDPVLDAITGRPYRTLNSEEAELLSANLLRQWERAGPAQGAELPVDSHRQRLVQAVEASRVVVVAGETGCGKTTRIPRFLLEDRVRDGVGAHCNILVTQPRRISAVSVAHRVAQEMGPNLRQCVGYQVRLESRPPERSGGALLFLTVGVLLRKLQSNPSLQGVSHVLVDEVHERDVNTDLLLALLRSALRENSELRVVLMSATGDTQRLAQYFNSCPIVHVPGFMFPVKERYLEDVLNEMGRRPKLVSQAKGETQQGQNDASPDLDLVADVINHIHRHGEPGAVLCFLPGWQDIKAVQQKLEEKEAFKSGSQIILPLHSSMSVADQQDVFQRSLEGQRKIVLATNIAETSITIDDIVHVVDVGSQKEQSYDPRTKVSCLDTVWISRSNVTQRRGRAGRCQPGHAYHLFSRQQLEAMTTFPIPEILRTPLESLVVQAKIHSPQIKAVDFLSQVLDSPEPGAVRDAVKTLQDIGVLDSLECLTPLGERVACISCDPRLGKALVLSALFRCVLPMLSVAACLTRDPFHNSLQNRALVTKAKEALSGSSCSDYMVFVKAVQGWRELGDRQSRQEYLDTHTLSGTSLRFIYGLSQQFSENLAEAEVVSRSVDCLRASSLLNQHSHQEQLLKALLLAGFYPNLIQVKKGTVTKGGRFRPDNLSYRTQSGPVLLHRSSVNRGERQLPSRWLTFFSAVKSNGNIFIRDSSTVHPLSLLLLTDCDLVERVSGDQVEVSLPGRSLVRWELSAQSWELLWELRTSLQAMIHRNFRASTSDSVSEVSSAQDNQLISLLVDLLNNTKPDAYSDDNSDGE